The DNA sequence ATTTGATATTAAAGTCCCTGCTTTTTTTAACTCATCTTCTGTGGCTTCAATAGTAAGACTAACAAGGCCAAACTCGTTAAGTGCCCTGCTATTTTTATTGATATAACTGCTGGTTGCAAAAAGTTGTTTTACCGTAAAATCAGAATTAAACAATTCACCCACATTTTTTTCACCCTGCACTAAAAACAGACCATTTTTTTTACGCTGTTTTTTTTGCTCAAGTGCATGAATAAGTTTTAGCTGATTTTTTGAAATCATAATTTATTTCTCGTTCTTCAAAGTGATAGGTAGCAACACATAATAACAGCATCTTCTCTGCCATTTTTACAAGGATAATAATCTTTACGTCTATCAAGCTCAACAAAACCCAGTTTTTGATAAAGTTTTAGCGCATAAAGATTAGAAGCGCGTACCTCTAACCAGACTTCCTCTTCATCCTTTGCTTGTGAGTAGTCTTTTAGAAACTGTAATAAAATATTCCCCAATCCCTGCCCCTGCACTTCAGGCTCAATAGCAATATTCATTAAAGTTACCTCTCCAGCAACTGAACTGGCAACAAAATAACCGATTACCTGCTCGTCAGCGAGTAAAATATGACTAAAATACCTTGTGCCAAAATTACTCAAAAACAATTTTTTTGACCAGGGATGGCTATGGCAACGAGATTCAATGTTAAAGACATCCTCTATATCGGCGAGTCCCATGGGCACTATTTGTAATTTTTCTTTATTGATGATTAAAGGTGCAGGCATAATTGCTTCCATATTGATTTCGTATTCATTACTCGTTACTCGTTACTCATAGCTTTCGAACCTCGAGCATTCGAGCTTCGAGCTCGTGACTCGTAGCTCGTAGCCCGCAGCTCACTCTTATTGATTAAAAGCACAAAACTGTTTCCATAATGCCTTTTTTGCATTTGCGTCAGCAGCCAACTGTACAAGGGTTGATGATGTTAATAACTTATGACCATGGGGTTGATTAATTTCACCCAGAGTTGACCAGATAAGTTCGGGTAACTGTCCCTGCAGGTTTTCAAATTGATCCGTTGAGCAGCAGTATACTTCGCTTAATTTTAAATTAAAGGCATTGAGTATGCTGGGCATAAGAGGGTGTGCAAAGTCGGCTGTCGAGGCCACCAGCAACAATTTATAATGACTTAAATCAATAGTGCATAAATTTAGAGAAAGAGGGAACAAATCAGGTTTACGGACTTGCCAACGGGTTATCCCCATCTCCTGTAAATAAAGCGCTTGTTGATGTTTCATCGAAAATCCAATCAATTATCTGATGTTTAAAAAATAAAACAAATAATAACATTGAATGAAGGTCAGCCGAAGCAATAATCAATGGCCAATAACTCACCGGTAAAATTTTCAGAAAAAAAAGCTCACTATTGTTATATACCTCGTTATGATGCCCTCAGCATCTTGAAGTTTTTTATTTCATCTAGTAGCATCCAGAGGGCTTTAGGACTTCCTCTGCATTATCAGTTGTCCATCTAAAAGACAGTACCACTTCCTTTCAGCCTTAACCGAAAAAGCTATCTTCTCTCCGTGATGGTATCGAAAGACGCAGCCTCCAACTGCTCTCTTCTATTCTGTTCATGGATGATGTTACTCCCCTGGCTTCTGAATTTTAACAATAAATAAACAGAGTACGAGTTAAAACAATAAAGATAGAATCTCTTTTTTAGAAGAAAATTGATGGTATGCAGATATAAAAATCACTTTGAATATTCGCCAAGATAGCTTAAATCTTCAACAGCAATCCAATCAGCACCATTTACAACTGACTCAAGGTTAGCTTTAGATGCGCTGGTAGTTGATTTTCTAAGGAATTTTCTGGAGGAAAAATTCTTACACTTGAGCAAGCGTTAGCGTTTTTTATGGAAAGTGATTTGAATATGCATCTTGAAATTAAAATTCATCATGCTTATCAAGTCCAACCTCTAGTAGAAAGGTCGCAGAGTAGCTTCGTTATCGAAATTTGATCAAATCCATACTAACCAAACAGATATTCCCGAAGATTTCCCGCTTATTTCGATTAAATAAGAGCCTGTTTCTTAATTGTGTGGAAGGTAAGAATCACAGCCAATAAGCTTTCTAATAGGTCGCTCTAGCTGAAATTAAATGACTGTTATTTAGTCAGTTATGAAATAACGTCAATTTATTCATTATGTTCGCAACGAAAGATAAACGAACATTAGGGATGTAGCATTAAAACTACTTCCCTAATAAATTGATAGTTAAAGAGTAACCTTGCCTAGTTACTCTAGGTAAGGTTACTCTTTAACGTTAGTACACAAGCTGAGCAAGTGGCTATTAAATTTATACTCAATTGAAGTTGGCTGTACTGCGAAACTCGGCGACTTTTTGCTGCGCGTTTTCACCAAAAATACGTTCGCTGACAGCTTCCAGTCCTTTTGCATTATCTAAATATTCTTTACGAATAACAAGGGTTGCTTTTGAACGTCTACGCAATAGATCATCGAGGTTAACAATCATTTCATGGTCGGCTACCCAATCGATTTCAGCCCAAGTAAACTCTGTATGTTCAAGTGCTAGATTTGCCTTTTCAGGGTTCTGCTTAATAGCTTCCAATAGAATAAAAGCATCTTCACCATAACGACGCCAGAAACGACCCGATAAAGGCTCAATAGCTCCTTTTGGAGTCAATTTATCAATATTAAATTCTTCAATAGCGCTCATAAATTTTGCTTTAACTGAGTCAGCTGGCTCGCCATACCAGATTGATTCTGATTTTGGCAGTGGAATAGATAAACTTTTAACTATCTCTGCAATTTCTTCACCTACGTTAATACAATCCGTCAGCTTACCACCAAAAATACTAATGTGTTTATCGGCTTTATTAACATCTATTGCATGCTTACGTGACAAGGCAACCCAATCAGCAACACCTTCTTCGGCTTCAATCGCTAATGGTCGTACACCACACCGCTCTGCAATAATGTCAGCTTTGGTTAGCGGCTTATCTAATTCTAATAAGGCATTGGCATTATCGAGAATAAATTGACGATCTTCGTCGGTTACCGATGTTTGATGACTCTCAACTTGATTATCTGTTGTGCCAATACAGGTTTTATTTCCCATAGGTAAGACAAAGAATAAACGCCCATCACTGGCAAAAAATGCCAATACACGGTGTTCTTTTGAAATACGATCAACGGTTAAATGAACACCCTTAGAAAATAAATGATGATGTGATGTTTTCTGCTCAGACCCTTTATTAACTTGGTCAACCAAAGGACCACAGGCATTGATCAGTGTTTTCGCTTTAATAGTGAATATTTTATTATTGGTAGTATCTTTCGCTTGTATTACCCATAGTCCGTTTTCACGAACGGCATTTACCGATTCTACATAGTTAGCAACAGCCGCCGATTTTTTTGCAGCAGCCGTTATAAAATTAAAAACAAAACGTGAGTCATTATCTTTTAAGAATGCATCTGAATATTCAAAACCTGCTTGTGCGCCCTCTGTCTTAATGCTTGGCTCTAATTTCTTGATAGCATTTCGAGTAAGATACTTAGGTGCCATCGTAAATAATCGTCCAAATAACCAATAAGCCAAAGTCCCCATAAACACAAACCAGACAGGAAAACGAAAACCTTTTTGAATAGTTGTTAAGAAACGAACCTCAGTAACCGATGACGGATAATGTCTCATAAGGTTGTTACGGCTTTTACAAAGCTTATTAACTAATAAATATTCATGGCTCTCCAGGTATTTGATACCACCCCATGCAAGATTCGATGAATTAGAGCTCGTTGCTCCTGCAAAATCTCCCTTATCAATAAGGCCAACTTTAGCACCTTTAGCAGCCAAAGATGCAGCTGCAACAGCACCATTGATACCACCGCCTAAAATAAGTACATCTAGCTCATCTTCAGCCAGTTGCTTAATATTGTTTATTCGATTGAGGCTCATTTCGGAATCCTTGATTTAAATGTTCGATAGCTCACAATAATGTTCGTTTCCGCTCACATTAGAGCATATAGTCGTTCTAATTAATATGATTATTAGCAGATTACTGACAAAATATGATCGCGAGTTAATGAGTTAGTTGAGAAAATAAAGAATAACTAGCAGCAGTCAAAACAAAAAACCA is a window from the Psychromonas ingrahamii 37 genome containing:
- the rimI gene encoding ribosomal protein S18-alanine N-acetyltransferase — protein: MPAPLIINKEKLQIVPMGLADIEDVFNIESRCHSHPWSKKLFLSNFGTRYFSHILLADEQVIGYFVASSVAGEVTLMNIAIEPEVQGQGLGNILLQFLKDYSQAKDEEEVWLEVRASNLYALKLYQKLGFVELDRRKDYYPCKNGREDAVIMCCYLSL
- a CDS encoding DNA polymerase III subunit psi, encoding MKHQQALYLQEMGITRWQVRKPDLFPLSLNLCTIDLSHYKLLLVASTADFAHPLMPSILNAFNLKLSEVYCCSTDQFENLQGQLPELIWSTLGEINQPHGHKLLTSSTLVQLAADANAKKALWKQFCAFNQ
- a CDS encoding glycerol-3-phosphate dehydrogenase/oxidase, yielding MSLNRINNIKQLAEDELDVLILGGGINGAVAAASLAAKGAKVGLIDKGDFAGATSSNSSNLAWGGIKYLESHEYLLVNKLCKSRNNLMRHYPSSVTEVRFLTTIQKGFRFPVWFVFMGTLAYWLFGRLFTMAPKYLTRNAIKKLEPSIKTEGAQAGFEYSDAFLKDNDSRFVFNFITAAAKKSAAVANYVESVNAVRENGLWVIQAKDTTNNKIFTIKAKTLINACGPLVDQVNKGSEQKTSHHHLFSKGVHLTVDRISKEHRVLAFFASDGRLFFVLPMGNKTCIGTTDNQVESHQTSVTDEDRQFILDNANALLELDKPLTKADIIAERCGVRPLAIEAEEGVADWVALSRKHAIDVNKADKHISIFGGKLTDCINVGEEIAEIVKSLSIPLPKSESIWYGEPADSVKAKFMSAIEEFNIDKLTPKGAIEPLSGRFWRRYGEDAFILLEAIKQNPEKANLALEHTEFTWAEIDWVADHEMIVNLDDLLRRRSKATLVIRKEYLDNAKGLEAVSERIFGENAQQKVAEFRSTANFN